A genomic stretch from Frigoribacterium sp. PvP032 includes:
- the ligD gene encoding non-homologous end-joining DNA ligase, with the protein MASEATMLQVGDREVRISSPGRVLWPDLGITKLDLARYLTAVGDAFVLANGGRPVSLQRFPAGVDGDDYFSKNPPKGAPDYVRSVEVTYPSGRSHPQLVIDEPAAAVWAAQMNTVVFHPWASRADASDLPDQLRIDLDPQPGTDVSDAVPVAHELRRVLADAGLTAFVKTSGNRGLHVFAPIEPTREFLDVRHAVIAAARELERRLPETVTTNWWKEERGQRIFVDYNQANRDRTMAGAWSPRALAGASVSTPLDWSELDGVDPSAFTVLTVPDRLTTTGDPWERMHDEPGTVDVLLSWWDRDVEAGLGELPFPPDFPKMPGEPPRVQPSRAKKQP; encoded by the coding sequence ATGGCGAGCGAGGCGACGATGCTGCAGGTGGGCGACCGCGAGGTGCGGATCTCGAGTCCCGGCCGGGTGCTCTGGCCCGACCTGGGGATCACGAAGCTCGACCTCGCCCGATACTTGACGGCCGTCGGCGACGCGTTCGTCCTGGCGAACGGCGGGCGGCCGGTGTCGCTGCAGCGGTTCCCTGCCGGGGTCGACGGCGACGACTACTTCTCGAAGAACCCGCCGAAGGGCGCCCCGGACTACGTCCGCAGCGTCGAGGTGACCTACCCCAGCGGTCGGTCGCACCCGCAGCTCGTGATCGACGAGCCGGCCGCCGCCGTCTGGGCCGCGCAGATGAACACGGTGGTGTTCCACCCGTGGGCGTCCCGGGCCGACGCCAGCGACCTGCCCGACCAGCTCCGCATCGACCTCGACCCGCAGCCAGGGACCGACGTGTCGGACGCGGTGCCGGTCGCGCACGAGCTCCGGCGGGTGCTCGCCGACGCCGGGCTCACCGCGTTCGTCAAGACGAGCGGCAACCGCGGCCTCCACGTCTTCGCCCCGATCGAGCCGACCCGCGAGTTCCTCGACGTGCGTCACGCGGTGATCGCGGCCGCCCGCGAGCTCGAGCGTCGCCTGCCCGAGACGGTCACCACGAACTGGTGGAAGGAGGAGCGCGGTCAGCGGATCTTCGTCGACTACAACCAGGCGAACCGGGACCGCACCATGGCGGGTGCCTGGTCTCCCCGGGCGCTGGCGGGCGCCTCCGTGTCGACGCCCCTCGACTGGAGCGAGCTCGACGGGGTCGACCCCTCGGCCTTCACCGTCCTCACCGTGCCCGACCGCCTGACGACGACGGGCGACCCCTGGGAGCGCATGCACGACGAGCCCGGCACCGTCGACGTGCTGCTCTCGTGGTGGGACCGCGACGTCGAGGCAGGGCTCGGCGAGCTGCCGTTCCCGCCCGACTTCCCGAAGATGCCGGGCGAGCCGCCCCGCGTCCAGCCGAGTCGCGCCAAGAAGCAGCCGTAG
- a CDS encoding glycosyltransferase, with product MTSPLRIALVSLHTSPGAEPGSGDVGGMNVVVRNQAEALGAAGHEVEILTRRSSADEPDAVELAPGVVLRFLTAGPVEAVPKGRHEEFVDEFRDRLSELGPWDVIHSHHWFSGVAALPVARQLGIPHVQSFHSIAAADSTPLSHGERAESPGRLAGEAMLARESDSVVAISHAEAETVTSRLGGDPARVAIVLPGVDAELFRPLAADETAPHPTVVVAGRLEPLKGPDLAIEAVAAVPAELRPELVIAGGASTEFVGYERDLAALAGRSGLDVRFLGPQTRAGLSTLLREARLVLVPSHSETYGLIALEAAASGVPVVAASSGGLRESVVDGVTGVVLDSRDPAVWGETVTRLLGDGELWGRLARASRERALEHPWSLSAAELSDVYCRLVGSDPCRALSAAGGRR from the coding sequence GTGACCTCACCCCTCCGCATCGCGCTCGTCTCGCTCCACACCTCGCCGGGGGCCGAGCCGGGCTCGGGCGACGTCGGGGGCATGAACGTCGTCGTGCGCAACCAAGCTGAGGCGCTCGGCGCCGCAGGCCACGAGGTCGAGATCCTGACGCGGCGGTCCTCCGCCGACGAGCCCGACGCCGTCGAGCTCGCGCCAGGCGTCGTGCTGCGGTTCCTCACCGCAGGGCCGGTCGAGGCCGTCCCCAAGGGGCGGCACGAGGAGTTCGTCGACGAGTTCCGCGACCGTCTCTCCGAGCTCGGCCCGTGGGACGTCATCCACTCGCACCACTGGTTCAGCGGCGTCGCCGCCCTGCCGGTCGCACGGCAGCTCGGCATCCCCCACGTGCAGAGCTTCCACTCCATCGCCGCCGCGGACAGCACGCCCCTGTCGCACGGCGAGCGCGCCGAGTCGCCCGGCAGGCTGGCCGGCGAGGCGATGCTCGCCCGCGAGTCCGACTCGGTCGTGGCGATCAGCCACGCCGAGGCCGAGACCGTCACGAGCCGGCTCGGCGGCGACCCGGCCAGGGTCGCGATCGTGCTCCCTGGCGTGGACGCCGAGCTGTTCCGCCCGCTCGCCGCAGATGAGACGGCCCCGCACCCCACCGTCGTCGTCGCCGGCCGGCTGGAGCCGCTCAAGGGGCCCGACCTCGCCATCGAGGCCGTGGCCGCGGTGCCCGCCGAGCTGCGACCCGAGCTGGTCATCGCAGGGGGCGCCTCCACCGAGTTCGTCGGCTACGAGCGCGACCTCGCCGCACTCGCCGGCCGCTCGGGGCTGGACGTGCGGTTCCTCGGACCGCAGACCAGGGCCGGGCTCTCGACCCTGCTCCGCGAGGCGCGGCTCGTGCTCGTCCCGTCGCACTCCGAGACGTACGGGCTGATCGCCCTCGAGGCCGCCGCCAGCGGGGTCCCGGTGGTCGCCGCCTCCTCTGGGGGCCTCCGCGAGTCCGTCGTCGACGGCGTGACCGGCGTGGTGCTCGACTCGCGCGACCCTGCCGTCTGGGGCGAGACGGTGACCCGCCTGCTCGGGGACGGCGAGCTGTGGGGGCGGCTGGCACGCGCCTCCCGCGAGCGTGCCCTCGAGCACCCGTGGTCGCTGTCGGCCGCCGAGCTGTCCGACGTCTACTGCCGGCTCGTGGGCAGCGACCCGTGCCGGGCGCTCTCCGCGGCGGGCGGGCGCCGCTGA
- a CDS encoding heme-degrading domain-containing protein, producing the protein MTDDTLLRTLAEQEERLTFRRFTTDTALDLGAHVLAGARGRGLPVTIAVLKGRQRVFHAALPGTSLDNDEWLDRKARVVERYGKSSWRVGEQFRVDGSTFDEKSRLDTALYAAHGGVFPVIVRGVGMVGSVGVSGLPQADDHALVVELVEDFLDHGYDS; encoded by the coding sequence ATGACCGACGACACGCTGCTGCGCACCCTCGCCGAGCAGGAGGAGCGCCTCACCTTCCGCAGGTTCACCACGGACACGGCCCTCGACCTCGGCGCCCACGTGCTCGCCGGTGCTCGTGGGCGCGGCCTGCCCGTCACGATCGCCGTGCTCAAGGGCCGTCAGCGGGTGTTCCACGCGGCGCTGCCCGGCACCTCCCTCGACAACGACGAGTGGCTCGACCGCAAGGCGCGCGTCGTCGAGCGCTACGGCAAGAGCTCGTGGCGGGTCGGCGAGCAGTTCCGCGTGGACGGCTCGACGTTCGACGAGAAGTCCCGCCTCGACACCGCCCTCTACGCCGCGCACGGCGGCGTGTTCCCCGTGATCGTCCGCGGCGTCGGCATGGTCGGCTCGGTCGGCGTCTCCGGACTGCCCCAGGCCGACGACCACGCGCTCGTCGTCGAGCTCGTCGAGGACTTCCTCGACCACGGCTACGACAGCTGA
- a CDS encoding APC family permease produces MKRVIGPKLLLLFIVGDILGTGVYALTGQVAAEVGGAAWLPFLIAFGVALVTAFSYLELVTKYPQTAGAALYVHKAFGVHFVTFLVCFVVMCSGITSASTASRAFAANLAVGVGLELPNIAVMGIAMGFMLLVMLVNFRGVSESVKANVVLTLVELSGLVMVIMIGFWAIAGGDADLSRVTIFETPGDKSLLLSVSTATSLAFFAMVGFEDSVNMAEETKDPSRIFPRTMLTGLGITAVVYVLVSICAVAVVPIGELADNETPLVTVVNTAAPGFPIGQLLPFISMFAVANSALINMMMASRLLYGMSKQGVLPGFLSRVHRTRQTPWASIVFTTALSLLLIGYVSLSPESPVVAVLGGTTSLLLLVVFAIVNVTVLVLRRDDVGRHHFKAGRVLPVVGVVACLWLVLPFSSGRGGEQYQIAGILLAIGVVLWVVTMISRRGRGRGRGDRGADGARGGAHGDRAEEAQVGSIGGADDAEAVPPVR; encoded by the coding sequence CTGAAGCGGGTCATCGGCCCGAAGCTGCTGCTGCTCTTCATCGTCGGCGACATCCTCGGCACGGGCGTCTACGCGCTGACCGGCCAGGTCGCCGCCGAGGTCGGCGGGGCCGCCTGGCTGCCGTTCCTCATCGCGTTCGGCGTGGCGCTCGTGACCGCGTTCTCGTACCTCGAGCTCGTCACGAAGTACCCGCAGACCGCCGGCGCCGCCCTCTACGTGCACAAGGCGTTCGGCGTGCACTTCGTGACGTTCCTCGTCTGCTTCGTGGTGATGTGCTCGGGGATCACCAGCGCCTCCACCGCCTCCCGGGCCTTCGCGGCGAACCTCGCGGTCGGCGTCGGGCTCGAGCTGCCGAACATCGCCGTGATGGGCATCGCGATGGGCTTCATGCTGCTGGTGATGCTCGTCAACTTCCGCGGCGTCAGCGAGAGCGTCAAGGCCAACGTCGTGCTGACGCTGGTCGAGCTGTCCGGCCTCGTGATGGTCATCATGATCGGCTTCTGGGCCATCGCGGGCGGCGACGCCGACCTGTCGCGCGTCACGATCTTCGAGACACCCGGCGACAAGTCGCTGCTGCTCAGCGTGAGCACGGCGACCTCGCTCGCCTTCTTCGCGATGGTCGGCTTCGAGGACAGCGTCAACATGGCCGAGGAGACCAAGGACCCGAGCCGCATCTTCCCGCGCACCATGCTCACGGGCCTCGGCATCACCGCCGTCGTCTACGTGCTCGTCTCGATCTGCGCCGTCGCCGTCGTGCCCATCGGCGAGCTCGCCGACAACGAGACCCCGCTCGTCACGGTGGTGAACACGGCTGCTCCCGGGTTCCCGATCGGGCAGCTGCTGCCGTTCATCTCGATGTTCGCCGTCGCCAACAGTGCGCTGATCAACATGATGATGGCGAGCCGGCTGCTCTACGGCATGAGCAAGCAGGGCGTGCTGCCCGGGTTCCTGTCGAGGGTGCACCGCACCCGCCAGACCCCGTGGGCCTCGATCGTCTTCACCACCGCGCTCTCGCTGCTGCTGATCGGCTACGTGTCGCTCAGCCCTGAGTCGCCCGTCGTCGCCGTGCTCGGCGGCACGACGTCGCTTCTGCTGCTCGTCGTGTTCGCGATCGTCAACGTGACGGTGCTCGTGCTGCGCCGTGACGACGTGGGTCGACACCACTTCAAGGCCGGACGTGTGCTGCCCGTCGTCGGCGTCGTCGCGTGCCTGTGGCTCGTGCTGCCGTTCTCGTCCGGCCGCGGCGGCGAGCAGTACCAGATCGCGGGCATCCTGCTGGCGATCGGCGTCGTGCTGTGGGTCGTCACGATGATCTCGCGGCGCGGGCGCGGGCGCGGGCGCGGCGACCGCGGAGCCGACGGCGCGCGCGGCGGGGCGCACGGCGACCGAGCCGAGGAGGCGCAGGTCGGGTCGATCGGTGGGGCCGACGACGCCGAGGCGGTGCCGCCCGTCCGCTGA
- a CDS encoding DUF427 domain-containing protein has translation MRAKRIEPGPGQESVWDYPRPPRVEARPERVVVRLGGEVVAETTNAWRVLETSHPPVWYLPRDAFVEGALAPGEGRSMCEFKGTARYLDVRGGGTTASSAAWTYPSPWPGYEMLADHVALYPSRFDSCEVDGEVVQAQDGDFYGGWITSRVVGPFKGAPGTLGW, from the coding sequence ATGAGAGCGAAGCGCATCGAGCCGGGGCCCGGCCAGGAATCCGTCTGGGACTACCCGAGGCCGCCCCGCGTCGAGGCGCGCCCCGAGCGCGTCGTCGTCCGGCTCGGCGGCGAGGTCGTCGCCGAGACCACGAACGCCTGGCGCGTGCTCGAGACGAGCCACCCGCCGGTCTGGTACCTGCCCCGCGACGCCTTCGTCGAGGGCGCGCTCGCGCCCGGCGAGGGCCGCAGCATGTGCGAGTTCAAGGGGACGGCCCGGTACCTGGACGTCCGGGGCGGCGGGACCACCGCCTCCTCGGCGGCCTGGACCTACCCGAGCCCGTGGCCCGGCTACGAGATGCTCGCCGACCACGTCGCGCTGTACCCGAGCCGGTTCGACTCGTGCGAGGTCGACGGCGAGGTCGTCCAGGCGCAGGACGGCGACTTCTACGGCGGCTGGATCACGTCGCGCGTCGTCGGTCCGTTCAAGGGCGCCCCGGGCACCCTCGGCTGGTGA
- a CDS encoding DIP1984 family protein: MKLAEALMTRADLQRRIAQAQERIRQNARYQEGEEPAEDAAALVDEVSQSLDRLEELVVAVNLTNASVLLADGRTMTAALARRETLRARHSLLSSAADAAQGGGGGGFRQLRSELRQFAALPVAELRRRADDTARELRELDVEIQRTNWEADLTT; this comes from the coding sequence ATGAAGCTCGCCGAGGCACTCATGACCCGCGCCGACCTGCAGCGACGGATCGCGCAGGCGCAGGAACGGATCCGCCAGAACGCCCGCTACCAGGAGGGCGAGGAGCCCGCAGAGGACGCCGCCGCCCTCGTCGACGAGGTGTCGCAGTCGCTCGACCGCCTCGAGGAGCTGGTGGTCGCGGTCAACCTGACCAACGCCTCCGTGCTGCTCGCCGACGGACGCACCATGACCGCCGCGCTGGCCAGGCGTGAGACGCTCCGAGCCCGGCACAGCCTGCTGTCGAGCGCGGCCGACGCGGCCCAGGGCGGCGGCGGAGGCGGGTTCCGGCAGCTGCGCAGCGAGCTCCGCCAGTTCGCCGCCCTGCCCGTCGCCGAGCTGCGCCGCCGGGCCGACGACACGGCCCGCGAGCTGCGCGAGCTCGACGTCGAGATCCAGCGCACCAACTGGGAGGCGGACCTCACCACCTGA
- a CDS encoding YkoF family thiamine/hydroxymethylpyrimidine-binding protein translates to MSSTTPRPSLGSAEFGVGARITLSVMRDDHVDVITSALAAPDADDVVVETGDVSTFVSGDEQALVRWSSELVAAAGRSGAHVAAVLHFSRGCPGEVVCELPGGAGPRRAELPTADPTGVHATAEWALYPLVDSVRDGVEPDHMRDIEAAVDLARRNGTFRGSQHFVTRLEGDVADVIATAAAGWVLVGRTVQHVTSHVTLSISSPSAAAR, encoded by the coding sequence ATGTCATCCACCACACCCCGCCCGTCGCTCGGCTCGGCCGAGTTCGGAGTCGGCGCCCGCATCACCTTGTCCGTCATGCGAGACGACCACGTCGACGTCATCACGTCGGCCCTCGCTGCACCAGACGCGGACGACGTCGTCGTCGAGACGGGCGACGTCAGCACCTTCGTCTCTGGCGACGAACAGGCGCTCGTCCGCTGGTCGTCCGAGCTGGTCGCCGCGGCCGGACGCAGCGGCGCCCACGTAGCCGCGGTGCTGCACTTCTCCCGGGGCTGCCCCGGCGAGGTCGTCTGCGAGCTCCCGGGAGGTGCCGGCCCGCGGCGGGCCGAGCTGCCGACCGCCGACCCGACGGGCGTCCACGCCACGGCCGAGTGGGCCCTCTACCCGCTCGTCGACTCGGTCCGCGACGGCGTCGAGCCCGACCACATGCGCGACATCGAGGCCGCCGTCGACCTGGCACGACGCAACGGCACCTTCCGCGGGTCGCAGCACTTCGTCACCCGCCTCGAGGGCGACGTCGCGGACGTGATCGCGACCGCGGCCGCGGGGTGGGTCCTCGTCGGACGCACCGTCCAGCACGTCACGAGCCACGTGACGCTGTCGATCTCGAGCCCGTCGGCGGCGGCGCGATGA
- a CDS encoding OmpA family protein has product MTPRPSASASASASPASRPRRAALRAVAATAAAAVALTALAGCSLESPEPLVLGFTATSAEPLPSLGAGAADAVSAHALAAHQPAEGSVDVVVQGASSASAHDLTPMLTADRVQQVPDKREAAVADALDELGSDVSGLTAGDEGLDLLSVLASAAALHDGGSIVVVSSGVQTADPLDLRQLGWSFDPAAVASTLADQGALPDLSGHAVTFVGLGRTAGSQPAPSISSTSRLSELWLAICDAAGATSCTDGGAGASQEAPVASSTVPVVPVTSDATPCTAPLVLSAAVLFGGDSAELGSTADAALQGVADELGRCPSGVAADVVGHAADTRAGVVDGEQLSLDRAQAVHDALVRLGAPGGTLGDVVGRGDADPVVDDLPGGVFDDQLAAQNRRVEITFRSEDTAS; this is encoded by the coding sequence ATGACCCCACGACCCTCCGCGTCCGCGTCCGCGTCCGCGTCGCCCGCGAGCCGCCCGCGCCGCGCCGCCCTCCGCGCAGTCGCCGCCACGGCCGCCGCAGCCGTCGCCCTCACGGCCCTCGCCGGCTGCTCCCTCGAGTCGCCGGAGCCGCTCGTCCTCGGCTTCACGGCCACCTCCGCCGAGCCGCTGCCCTCCCTCGGCGCTGGGGCGGCCGACGCCGTCTCCGCCCACGCCCTCGCGGCGCACCAGCCCGCCGAGGGCAGCGTCGACGTCGTCGTCCAGGGCGCGTCCTCCGCCTCGGCCCACGACCTCACGCCGATGCTCACGGCCGACCGGGTGCAGCAGGTCCCCGACAAGCGGGAGGCGGCGGTCGCCGACGCGCTGGACGAGCTCGGCTCCGACGTGTCCGGCCTCACGGCAGGGGACGAGGGCCTCGACCTGCTGTCCGTGCTCGCCTCCGCGGCCGCCCTGCACGACGGCGGCTCGATCGTCGTCGTGTCGAGCGGCGTGCAGACCGCCGACCCCCTCGACCTGCGCCAGCTCGGCTGGTCGTTCGACCCGGCCGCGGTCGCCTCGACGCTCGCCGACCAGGGCGCCCTGCCCGACCTGAGCGGGCACGCCGTCACCTTCGTCGGACTCGGCCGCACCGCGGGCTCGCAGCCCGCACCGTCGATCTCGTCCACGAGCCGGCTGTCCGAGCTCTGGCTCGCGATCTGCGACGCCGCCGGGGCGACGAGCTGCACCGACGGGGGAGCGGGCGCGTCCCAGGAGGCGCCCGTCGCCTCCTCGACGGTGCCCGTCGTGCCCGTGACGAGCGACGCGACGCCGTGCACCGCCCCGCTCGTGCTGTCTGCTGCCGTGCTCTTCGGCGGCGACTCCGCCGAGCTCGGCTCGACCGCCGACGCCGCCCTGCAGGGCGTGGCCGACGAGCTCGGTCGCTGCCCGTCGGGCGTCGCGGCCGACGTCGTCGGGCACGCCGCCGACACCCGCGCCGGGGTCGTCGACGGCGAACAGCTCAGCCTCGACCGGGCGCAGGCCGTGCACGACGCGCTCGTGCGCCTCGGCGCCCCGGGCGGCACGCTCGGCGACGTCGTCGGTCGGGGAGACGCCGACCCCGTCGTCGACGACCTGCCGGGCGGCGTCTTCGACGACCAGCTCGCGGCGCAGAACCGCCGCGTCGAGATCACCTTCCGCAGTGAGGACACCGCGTCATGA
- a CDS encoding helix-turn-helix domain-containing protein produces MAHDHPRPYGASSGTGTGTGTGTGTGVGAEGAADASTDDVLAAVGPRLRALRATSGRTLAQLAETTGISVSTLSRLESGRRRPALELLLPLARAHGVPLDELVGAPETGDPRIHLRPVTMYGQTIVPLSRGGGGLQAFKHLIEADVPTGEPDPRVHEGYEWLYVLRGRLRLVLGEHDLVLPAGEAAEFDTRTPHWFGRVGPGAVEFLSLFGRQGERMHVRAAPPGRLGA; encoded by the coding sequence ATGGCACACGATCATCCCCGTCCGTACGGTGCGTCGTCCGGCACCGGCACCGGCACCGGCACCGGCACCGGCACCGGCGTCGGCGCCGAGGGCGCCGCGGACGCCTCGACCGACGACGTGCTCGCGGCGGTCGGCCCGCGGCTGCGCGCGCTGCGGGCGACGAGCGGCCGCACCCTCGCCCAGCTCGCCGAGACGACCGGCATCTCGGTGAGCACCCTGTCGCGGCTCGAGTCGGGCCGGCGGCGTCCGGCGCTCGAGCTGCTGCTGCCGCTCGCCCGCGCCCACGGCGTGCCGCTCGACGAGCTCGTCGGGGCGCCCGAGACCGGCGACCCGCGCATCCACCTCCGACCGGTGACGATGTACGGACAGACGATCGTGCCGCTCTCGCGGGGCGGGGGAGGCCTGCAGGCGTTCAAGCACCTCATCGAGGCGGACGTGCCGACCGGCGAGCCGGACCCTCGGGTGCACGAGGGCTACGAGTGGCTCTACGTGCTGCGCGGACGGCTCCGGCTCGTGCTCGGCGAGCACGACCTCGTGCTGCCCGCGGGGGAGGCGGCCGAGTTCGACACGCGCACGCCGCACTGGTTCGGACGGGTCGGTCCCGGAGCCGTCGAGTTCCTCAGCCTGTTCGGCCGCCAGGGCGAGCGCATGCACGTCCGTGCCGCGCCGCCCGGCCGCCTCGGCGCCTGA